A single Symbiobacterium thermophilum IAM 14863 DNA region contains:
- a CDS encoding molybdopterin biosynthesis protein, with protein sequence MSTRKIYLESLPRDEALSRLLRALDQAGWGPQREVIPTDEALGRITCEPVRARISAPHYNAAAVDGIAVKASDTFGATETAPRILTIGEQAFWVDTGDPLPPGCDAVIMVEHVNLLDDGHHQGARCEILAPVAPWQDVRQIGEDVVATEILLPEGHVIRPQDLGALLAAGILEVPVVRRPRVTFIPTGTEIVEPKADPAEGEIIEFNSRVILSLVREWGGEPVRHPIVRDDYDLIRRAVREAVARSDIVIVNAGSSAGSEDYTVHVLKELGQVLAHGVAVRPGKPVMLGLIDGKPFVGLPGYPVSTWLTADLFVKPLVFRAQGLPVPERETVRASLARRITSPMGVEEFVRVKLGRVGERLVATPISRGAAVITSLVRADGLLVVPADREGIGEGTEVTVELLRPLRDIQETVVVIGSHDTSLDLMGSWLRRKGGYYLSSAHVGSQGGLLALKRGEAHMAGVHLLDTDTGECNTSYVRKYLGRPALLVLLARREQGFIVPKGNPKGIGSFRDLARPDVRFVNRQRGAGTRLLLDFHLRQEGISPEQVQGYRWELFTHLNVAQAVKAGDADTGLGIRSAAQALDLDFVPVAWEEYELCIPAELEEHPGVQAVLSLLRDPEFLKAVEALGGYDCSDSGRIRRV encoded by the coding sequence ATGAGCACGCGCAAGATCTACCTGGAATCGCTGCCCCGCGACGAGGCGCTGAGCCGGTTGCTCCGTGCGCTCGACCAGGCCGGGTGGGGACCGCAGCGGGAGGTCATCCCCACCGACGAGGCGCTGGGCCGCATCACCTGCGAACCCGTGCGGGCCCGCATCTCTGCCCCGCATTACAACGCCGCCGCCGTGGACGGTATCGCCGTCAAGGCCAGCGACACCTTCGGCGCCACCGAGACGGCGCCGCGGATCCTCACCATCGGCGAGCAGGCCTTCTGGGTCGACACCGGCGACCCGCTGCCGCCCGGGTGCGACGCGGTGATCATGGTGGAGCACGTCAACCTGCTGGACGACGGCCACCACCAGGGCGCCCGCTGCGAGATCCTGGCGCCGGTCGCCCCGTGGCAGGACGTGCGGCAGATCGGCGAAGACGTGGTGGCCACCGAGATCCTGCTGCCCGAGGGGCACGTCATCCGTCCGCAGGACCTGGGCGCCCTGCTGGCGGCCGGGATCCTGGAGGTGCCGGTGGTGCGCAGGCCGCGGGTGACGTTCATCCCGACGGGCACGGAGATCGTCGAGCCCAAGGCGGATCCGGCTGAGGGCGAGATCATCGAGTTCAACTCCCGGGTCATCCTCTCCCTGGTGCGGGAGTGGGGCGGCGAGCCGGTGCGGCACCCCATCGTGCGGGACGACTACGACCTCATCCGGCGGGCCGTGCGGGAGGCCGTCGCCCGGTCGGACATCGTCATCGTCAACGCCGGCTCCTCCGCCGGCAGCGAAGACTACACCGTACATGTGTTGAAGGAGCTGGGGCAGGTACTCGCCCACGGCGTCGCCGTCCGCCCCGGCAAGCCGGTGATGCTGGGCCTCATCGACGGCAAGCCCTTCGTCGGGTTGCCCGGCTACCCGGTCTCCACGTGGTTGACGGCGGACCTCTTCGTCAAGCCGCTGGTCTTCCGGGCGCAGGGCCTGCCGGTGCCCGAGCGGGAGACGGTGCGGGCTTCCCTGGCCAGGCGGATCACCTCGCCCATGGGGGTCGAGGAGTTCGTGCGGGTGAAGCTGGGCCGCGTGGGCGAGCGGCTGGTGGCCACGCCCATCAGCCGGGGCGCCGCGGTGATCACCTCGCTGGTGCGGGCCGACGGGCTGCTGGTCGTCCCCGCGGACCGGGAGGGCATCGGCGAGGGCACCGAGGTGACGGTGGAGCTGCTCCGGCCGCTGCGCGACATTCAGGAGACCGTGGTGGTCATCGGCTCCCACGACACCTCGCTGGACCTGATGGGCTCCTGGCTGCGCCGCAAGGGCGGTTACTACCTCTCCAGCGCCCACGTGGGCTCCCAGGGCGGACTGCTGGCCCTGAAGCGGGGCGAGGCGCACATGGCCGGCGTCCACCTGCTGGACACGGATACGGGCGAGTGCAATACGTCCTACGTGCGCAAGTACCTGGGCAGGCCCGCGCTCCTGGTGCTGCTGGCCCGGCGGGAGCAGGGGTTCATCGTGCCGAAGGGCAACCCGAAGGGGATCGGGTCGTTCCGCGACCTGGCCCGGCCGGACGTGCGGTTCGTCAACCGGCAGCGGGGGGCCGGCACCCGTCTGCTCCTGGATTTCCACCTGCGGCAGGAGGGGATCTCTCCGGAGCAGGTGCAGGGCTACCGGTGGGAGCTGTTCACGCACCTGAATGTCGCCCAGGCCGTGAAGGCGGGCGACGCCGACACAGGACTGGGCATCCGCTCAGCTGCACAGGCGCTGGACCTGGACTTCGTGCCCGTGGCCTGGGAAGAGTACGAGCTTTGCATCCCAGCGGAACTGGAGGAGCACCCCGGTGTCCAGGCGGTGCTGAGCCTCCTGCGCGATCCCGAGTTCCTGAAGGCTGTGGAGGCGCTGGGCGGCTATGACTGCAGCGACTCCGGCCGGATCCGTCGGGTCTGA
- the glp gene encoding molybdopterin molybdotransferase MoeA, protein MDFFTLKSVEEARVEFLGAVTRRMPAERVAREEALGRITAAPVPAPEDLPPFPRSSVDGYAVLSADTFGASEGLPAYLTVTAEIPMGQVSAVPLHPGEAQKIATGGALPEGADAVVMVEHTEQSAPDEIAVLRPVSPGENVMQRGEDCRAGEPLLPAGRMIRAQEAALLAHAGVREVDVVRRPRVAIISTGDELVPPEEAPGPGQIRESNGQAMRALVLRDGGEPHYLGLARDDEQEILSLLRQGLAYDLVLISGGSSVGARDLTSRLIDQLGSPGVLVHGVQLKPGKPTILAVCDGVPVVGLPGHPVSAQVVYGLFVAPLLRQMQGLPPEPEFRPTVRARLTKNVASAAGRTDVVRVRLFRKDGEVWAEPVHGKSGLISTLVRADGFLIIPSAREGLLAGDTVEVEVLA, encoded by the coding sequence ATGGACTTTTTCACGCTGAAATCTGTCGAGGAGGCCCGGGTCGAGTTCCTCGGCGCCGTCACCCGCCGGATGCCCGCGGAGCGGGTCGCAAGGGAGGAAGCCCTGGGGCGTATCACCGCCGCCCCCGTGCCCGCTCCCGAGGATCTGCCCCCCTTTCCCCGCAGCTCAGTGGACGGCTATGCCGTTCTGTCGGCCGACACCTTCGGCGCGTCTGAAGGGCTGCCGGCGTACCTCACCGTTACCGCGGAGATCCCCATGGGACAGGTTTCCGCGGTGCCGCTTCACCCTGGCGAGGCGCAGAAGATCGCCACCGGCGGCGCCCTGCCCGAGGGGGCTGATGCCGTCGTCATGGTGGAGCACACCGAGCAGTCGGCGCCGGATGAGATCGCCGTGCTGCGCCCCGTGTCGCCGGGCGAGAACGTCATGCAGCGGGGCGAGGACTGCCGGGCCGGCGAGCCGCTGCTCCCGGCCGGACGGATGATCCGGGCTCAGGAGGCGGCCCTGCTCGCCCACGCCGGCGTGCGTGAGGTCGACGTGGTGCGGCGGCCGCGGGTGGCCATCATCTCCACGGGGGACGAGCTGGTACCCCCGGAGGAGGCGCCGGGGCCCGGGCAGATCCGCGAGTCCAACGGCCAGGCCATGCGGGCCCTGGTGCTGCGGGACGGCGGTGAGCCGCACTACCTCGGCCTCGCCCGGGACGACGAGCAGGAGATCCTGTCCCTGCTCCGTCAAGGCCTGGCCTACGACCTGGTCCTGATCTCCGGCGGCTCCAGCGTGGGCGCCCGCGACCTCACGTCCCGGCTGATCGACCAGTTGGGCAGCCCCGGGGTGCTGGTGCACGGCGTCCAGCTGAAGCCTGGCAAGCCGACGATCCTGGCGGTGTGCGACGGGGTTCCGGTGGTCGGACTGCCAGGCCACCCCGTCTCGGCGCAGGTGGTCTACGGCCTGTTCGTCGCCCCGTTGCTCCGGCAGATGCAGGGGCTGCCGCCGGAGCCGGAGTTCCGGCCCACGGTGCGGGCGAGGCTCACCAAGAACGTCGCTTCGGCTGCCGGGCGCACCGACGTCGTGCGGGTGCGGCTGTTCCGGAAAGACGGCGAGGTCTGGGCGGAACCGGTGCACGGCAAGTCCGGCCTGATCTCGACTCTCGTGCGGGCGGACGGGTTCCTCATCATCCCCTCGGCCCGCGAGGGACTGCTGGCCGGCGACACGGTGGAGGTGGAGGTCCTGGCATGA
- a CDS encoding YkvI family membrane protein yields MARRGAAVFRVATTYIGTVVGAGFASGQETLRFFAAYGPAGLAGILLATLLFCVLGISAMNLGRRLGAETHREILHHVLGASLGRIMDGAITLFLGITLTVMIAGGGAIFAQQLGAPYALGTLLTAVVAGATILAGMRGVMAANTVVVPLLSLAVLGLVGASLHHHGLGEVLSALSPHAALAPARSWWMSALLYVSYNLVLALSVLGPLGAEIRDRTALLWGGLLGGLALGVMAAGMTLAISAHLPEAAVEIPMLYLTRFHGPFVQWFYAVVLWAEIYTTAVGCAYGFAGRLGQAWRYREAVVASICFALVGSGFGFSRLLALFYPLFGLVALVVLAGLLREPLRGVPRG; encoded by the coding sequence ATGGCGAGGCGCGGTGCGGCGGTCTTCCGCGTGGCCACCACCTACATCGGCACGGTGGTCGGAGCCGGTTTCGCGTCGGGTCAGGAGACGCTGCGCTTCTTCGCCGCGTACGGCCCCGCGGGGCTGGCCGGCATCCTGCTTGCCACGCTGCTCTTCTGCGTACTGGGCATCAGCGCCATGAACCTGGGCCGCAGACTCGGAGCAGAGACCCACCGGGAGATCCTTCACCACGTGCTGGGTGCTTCCCTCGGGCGCATCATGGACGGAGCCATCACCCTGTTCCTGGGCATCACCCTCACCGTCATGATCGCCGGGGGCGGCGCCATCTTCGCCCAGCAACTCGGGGCGCCGTACGCCCTGGGCACCCTGCTCACCGCGGTGGTCGCCGGCGCCACCATCCTGGCTGGAATGCGCGGGGTCATGGCCGCCAACACCGTCGTCGTCCCACTGCTCAGCCTCGCGGTACTGGGGCTGGTCGGCGCCTCGCTGCACCACCACGGCCTCGGCGAGGTCCTGAGCGCGCTTTCTCCGCACGCAGCCCTCGCGCCGGCGCGCTCCTGGTGGATGTCCGCGCTCCTGTACGTCAGCTACAACCTGGTGCTGGCGTTGTCGGTGCTCGGCCCGCTGGGCGCCGAGATCCGGGACCGAACGGCCCTGCTCTGGGGCGGCCTGCTGGGCGGCCTCGCCCTCGGCGTGATGGCGGCCGGCATGACGCTGGCGATTTCCGCCCACCTCCCCGAAGCGGCGGTGGAGATCCCGATGCTGTACCTGACCCGCTTCCACGGCCCCTTCGTGCAGTGGTTCTACGCGGTGGTGCTCTGGGCGGAGATCTACACGACGGCGGTCGGCTGCGCATACGGCTTCGCCGGGAGGCTCGGCCAGGCCTGGCGATACCGGGAAGCCGTGGTCGCCAGCATCTGTTTCGCACTGGTGGGCAGCGGCTTCGGGTTCAGCCGGCTCCTGGCCCTGTTCTACCCGCTGTTTGGCCTCGTCGCCCTGGTGGTGCTCGCGGGGCTCTTGCGAGAACCGCTCCGGGGTGTGCCGCGGGGGTAG
- a CDS encoding transposase: MYHAVALILQHLHRLLDEVAAERRGRKPRNQPKTGRPRLYSTPSLLLFRIAADLLGWSLRKTLNYAEQEAGAWLRKALGWEQVPHLSVVCRRLHGDDVRRLRTRLWRKLRRRSLRQGDLRVLTIDMTDLPVPLRRKDPDATWGATSKGKFFGYKLHLVISRTGFPLAFRVTPAAIHEMRPAVSLFAEVVKLADQKQKAELTYGVGDSAYDSENLYKFWADVCCGHFLCAPNRRGTPEGEEVRAQGPYRKAALEFWKTDLARRIYGKHRSLIESVNAQLKDLSNPFQVGQIPGWIRGLRGVSDWVFWRILAFSSILYANRLRGSCSRKLSRFIA; this comes from the coding sequence GTGTACCACGCCGTGGCCCTGATTCTCCAGCACTTGCATCGCCTCCTGGACGAAGTTGCTGCCGAACGGCGGGGTCGCAAGCCGAGGAACCAACCCAAGACCGGGCGCCCGCGCTTGTACTCGACCCCCTCGCTGCTCCTGTTCCGAATTGCAGCGGATTTGCTGGGCTGGTCGCTGCGCAAAACGCTCAACTATGCGGAACAGGAAGCGGGAGCATGGCTCCGTAAGGCCCTTGGCTGGGAGCAGGTGCCGCATCTGTCTGTGGTCTGCCGCCGCCTGCACGGCGATGACGTCCGGCGGCTGCGGACCCGCCTCTGGCGCAAGCTGCGCCGGCGCTCCCTGCGGCAAGGAGACCTTCGGGTCTTGACCATCGACATGACGGACTTACCCGTACCCCTCCGGAGGAAGGACCCGGACGCAACCTGGGGAGCGACCTCGAAGGGAAAGTTCTTTGGCTACAAGTTGCACCTGGTCATCAGCCGGACCGGTTTCCCGTTGGCCTTCCGGGTCACCCCGGCCGCCATCCATGAGATGAGGCCTGCAGTCTCGCTCTTTGCTGAGGTGGTCAAGCTGGCGGACCAGAAGCAAAAGGCCGAGTTGACCTACGGGGTGGGAGATAGCGCCTACGACAGCGAGAACCTGTACAAGTTCTGGGCGGATGTGTGTTGCGGGCACTTCCTGTGCGCTCCCAACCGGCGGGGCACGCCGGAGGGGGAAGAAGTGCGGGCGCAGGGGCCTTATCGGAAAGCGGCGCTGGAGTTCTGGAAAACCGACCTGGCACGGAGGATTTATGGCAAGCACCGGTCGCTGATCGAATCGGTGAACGCGCAACTGAAGGACCTGTCCAATCCGTTCCAGGTCGGACAGATTCCGGGATGGATTCGGGGTTTGAGAGGCGTGTCGGATTGGGTGTTCTGGCGGATTCTCGCCTTCTCATCCATTCTCTACGCAAACCGTTTGCGTGGTTCTTGTTCACGCAAGCTCTCACGCTTCATTGCATGA